In Drosophila innubila isolate TH190305 chromosome 2R unlocalized genomic scaffold, UK_Dinn_1.0 1_C_2R, whole genome shotgun sequence, the following are encoded in one genomic region:
- the LOC117784695 gene encoding proteasome inhibitor PI31 subunit has product MEPASSKSTADALGSDFFYGWDLLYKTVDGIIDKKADVLMVLAHFLLTKHYKFRCVGIGDDKTLPEDEDGSELMPDHWNGDNTKYSLRYVHNKALYLLLGHITEDALIVNLLDINTKNVSNICITPESLVVEVKGTIAKVMPTATDIVERFRKELCDPVFTGNSREATTQTQTSQSPAPTTDPLRIGEPRRPGSFMPHGFEPRPFGFPDVGRGDLDPLGRGPGNLYSFGPNSGLARFDPFSPIPPRGPGSMGPNPDHMRPPNWNPDYYM; this is encoded by the exons ATGGAGCCTGCATCTTCAAAATCCACAGCCGATGCCTTGGGCTCTGACTTCTTTTACGGCTGGGACTTGCTATATAAAACTGTAGATGGAATCATAGATAAGAAGGCGGATGTTTTGATGGTCCTTGCTCACTTCTTACTTACGAAGCATTACAAATTTCGTTGTGTTGGAATTGGTGATGAC AAAACTTTGCCCGAGGACGAAGATGGAAGTGAACTGATGCCAGATCATTGGAACGGCGATAATACAAAGTACTCTCTGCGTTATGTGCATAATAAAGCACTTTATTTGTTGCTGGGACATATCACTGAAGATGCCTTGATTGTCAACCTTTTGGACATTAATACCAAGAATGTGTCCAACATTTGTATCACGCCAGAGTCTTTGGTAGTCGAAGTAAAAGGCACTATTGCAAAAGTAATGCCAACTGCAACAGATATCGTTGAGCGATTTCGCAAAGAACTATGTGATCCA gTTTTCACTGGCAACTCTCGAGAGGCAACTACTCAGACACAAACCAGCCAATCTCCGGCTCCAACTACAGATCCTTTGCGCATTGGTGAGCCTAGACGTCCAGG atcgTTTATGCCGCACGGTTTTGAGCCACGACCATTTGGTTTTCCCGATGTTGGTCGCGGAGATCTAGATCCGTTAGGTCGCGGCCCTGGTAATCTATATTCCTTCGGCCCTAATTCAGGCTTGGCGCGTTTTGATCCCTTCAGCCCTATTCCACCACGCGGACCGGGTAGCATGGGACCGAATCCCGATCACATGCGTCCGCCAAATTGGAACCCAGATTACTACATGTAA